From Desulfallas thermosapovorans DSM 6562:
AATTCGGCTCTAATATATGAATTAGCCGTGCTGAAGGGTTACGTGGAACCGGTCTTAAACATGGTTGGGCGGGAAAATCGTGAATATGCCATGGTGCGGCGCTTGAAACGTTTTCTGGGCTATTTTGAACCCCTGGCAGCGGATGAGGTGCCATCCAACTCCATTATCAGGGAATTTATCGGGGGCAGTTGCTTTTTAGGACACTGAGCTGCCAGTCATATCTTTTATCAACTATCCAGAGCATAGCGTTAGGTAATATTTATCCTTTGCCGGTGCCGCGTTGGCGGCATGGGGGTCTGGATGGTTATTGTGAATGTAGGGAGTTAAGAGATTAAAGTAAATCCGAGGGGGGATTAAGGTGTCTTTAGATATAGCCGGCCTGTTAACTGAGGACATGGAGAAGGCCGGAAGGATAAGTTTTCAATTGACTGACCAGCGTATTTTTGATGAAAAGGTCAAGGATGTAACAGTTTTTTATACACTGGTGGGTGAATCGCGGTTTAAGTTCTTCCGTAGCAATGTATTCGAGTTGGTTTTTGTACACCTTACGGAGGATTGGATGCGCCAGGCCAGAGTGGATTTAAAGAATATAAACTGCTCCGGAGGTGTTGATGTACTGCTCACCTGGGATGAAAAAGCAGACACCCTGTCGGTCAGGGGTATCGGGGATAAGGATTATATTGTGGTGACAGCCATGCAAATTGATAGTTGAACCGGTTCGCCAAACCGGTATTCCTGCAATTTTGGTGCTGCTATCAAGTTGGTGGCGAGGGCCGAAGCACCTCGCCATTTATTATTGGTATGCGTTTCTGAAGTGCATTAGCGTACGGGTATTCGTATCTCCTTTATTGTTTTGGGCTCGGGGGCATTTAGTATTACTTCCACAACAAAATAGCTAAAATATTTTTTTATAGCGGTGGCCAGGCCAAATGTGCGCATGCCGTATTTATCCAGGGTTTGTACCAGGTAACCATATATGGCGGCTTCCAGCATCAAGCGGTTATTCAGTGCGTCGGAATTGATGCCCGCCATTGCTTGCTGGACATACCTGCTAAATTCATTCAAGGCCGGGGTAAGGGGTGCAATATCATACTCGGTATATTCTTCTACCATATCGATCATTCAACCATCTCCTATGGTAATTTTTGTAATATATTACCATAAATAGGTGTCATGGTCCAGTGTTAAATAATAAAATAATGGACAAAATTCCGTGACCGGACGGGTAGTATTTATCTGGAAGCGCCGCTTCCCGGTGGTTTAACCTCAGGTGAACCGGCCATTCTTTGAACAACCGCAATTTGTTTTTTTGTCTTCCCGTACATTAGTACTGCCGCAATGCGGGCAGTTTACCCGCCGGGGCTTTATAAACAGGTATTTGAACGTAAAAACTTTGGTGCACTGTTTGCAAATGTATTTAATTTGAGCCATGATTGCCTCCCTCCTTAATTAGTATATTAATATATGATAAATAACCGGTCAATATTTTATTGTCAAAGGTCAGGTACTGTTGTATGATAACAGTGTTATGTATTATGTATATATATTAAGCTGTGCCGACGACACCTATTATACCGGTTGTACCACCAATTTGACCGTGCGGCTGCAAAAGCACAACCTGGGTCAGGCCAGTAAATATACCAGATCCCGCCTCCCGGTGACGCTGGTTTACTATGAGGTGCTGCCGGACAAAAGCAGTGCTTTGCGCAGGGAAATAGCCATTAAAAAATTATCAAGGCGGGAAAAAATAATGTTGATTGACCATGGCTGAATATAAAGGTGGTCGCGTGACCAGTGGTCGGTGGTCAAGAGGGGGCAATGCATATTAATGATTATTATCAGTGCCTGTTTGGCCGGGGAAAAATGCCGGTATTGCGGAGATGGATTTGATTACCCGGCATTACGCAAGCTGGTGGAGGATGGTAAGGCGGTACCCGTTTGCCCGGAGGTGCTGGGTGGTCTGCCTGTACCCCGGGACCCCAATGAAATTGTGGGCGGTGACGGTTTTGATGTGCTGGACGGCAGGGCCAGGGTGCTCACCGACAAGGGAGCGGATAAAACGGCCGCCTTTTTACAGGGAGCCGCCGAAGTGCTGGCCGTAGCCAGGAAAACAGGCGCACGCATGGCTATATTAAAGGAGCGCAGTCCATCCTGTGGCAGTACCGTGATTTACGATGGAACCTTTAGTGGCCGGAGGGTCCCCGGCTGTGGCTGTACCGCCGCCCTGTTGATCAGGGAGGGGGTCCGGGTATGTTCCGAGGAAAATTACCAGGGTAAAGATAAGTCCCGGGCGAAACAACCCGGTTCCCAAAATATATAGGTCAAGTATTTATAGAACATATATTTTATTTTACTATTGACGTCATGCAATCCCCGGGCATATAATGTATGCAAACAGTTGTTCCAGATGGGCGACAGGGGGTATATCAATGCAGTTTGATACCGTCATGCGGCAAAATTATGGGCGGGCAGTTACCGTTGACGGAAATAAAACCGGGCACGCAGCGGAGCATATAACCGGGTTGAAAAGGGTTATTCCGGCTGGTTTGGAAGTCAATACCAAAATTGGTAGTGAAAAAGGGCCGAAAGTTAGCTTTGTGGACAGGGTTATGTTTGCCTTGGAAAAGGAAGAAACTATAATTGAGCGGCTGATTGGTTACGGGTTATGTTTTCTGGTCCTTTTGTATTTGCTGGGCAGTGTGGCCCGTGCGGTCTTTTTTTAAATGGACGGGAAGAGAGGAAGTTTGCATGGGTATTAAACGGATAACTGAGCCAAAGGATAGCAGTGAAGTGGATGACGGTGTGCTGGTTGACCATAAGCGTGTCGCTGAGCAGCCCTGGCTGGCCAAACAGTGGGCCGGGCGGGCCGAGGCTCCCGGGTGTTTGAGCCAAAGGGCGGAACTGCTGGTAACGCTGTCTCTGTTGCCCTTAAAAAAACAGGCGGTATCTATTAGTGCTTGTTTTGAGCGGGACAAACTGGTGGAACATTTAATGGATCAGGATGAATATGGCGCGTTGCTTAATTTACTGCACAGCGATTTGGCCCGGTGGTTGCCGGATAGCGGTGAATTCAGTGACCTAAAATGGTTACTGGCTGTGCTGCTGCAGGTGAAAAAACAGTCATCCGGTAAAAAGGCCCGGGTGGTTTTACACACGCCGGCCGGTACCCAGGTACGGGAAAGTGCGGCCATGTTGGAGGCGCTGGTGGAAGATGCCCTGGGTGCTGCCGCAGCGGCCTGGGTGCGCTGCCTGTGCGGCCCCGGCGGGGACCACCGGGTGCTGGAAATGCCCCTGGCTTTGGCTGACCGGGAACTGGCCGAGTTTATTTTTATGGAACTGGCCCGGGATCCCCGGGCACTGGCCCTGTTGATGGAGGATGTGCGTTCGTGGCAGGGGGATGCCGGGCTGGAGCGACAGCAGTTGCTGGTTTTGCTGCAAAGGGGTGCCCGGGCGGCCCAGTTTTGTCACGAAACCATTATGGCCGGCATTAATAATTTTACATAATTTCAAAATTTCATTGTCATTACACCCGTTGCATGCTATGATATATGTAAAAAGTAGTAATGGTTAAAACTGAGCTGTGGTAGGGATGCTGGTCAGGAAGCGAGGGATATAAAGTGCTTCCCCCCAAAGAAGCAACCTGCGAACAGGTATGTAACGGAGTGGATATTTTTAGCATTGAGGAAGTAAGGAGAATCAGCACCAGGTTTTTGGAGCAAGCAGTTTTAGTGTTATACGATGAGAATCTAAATATCCGGGTGCTGTGTGGGCCGTGTTGCAGTAAAACATGTGCCATGGCGCCTTCGATGTGCAGTATTATTAATGCTATTGACAATTATAGGGTTCCATTTAAAGATGCGCTGGTGGTGCATAACCACCCCACACTGCCCTGGCATGGAGAAGTTGTTCCGTCCGAGGATGATATTGCCGCCACCGAGCTGTTAAAGTGGCAGCTGGCGTTACTGGGTATTAAATTGATTGATCATATTATTATCACCGGCCATAAAAGGCGGGCCCTGTCGGAAAAGGGAATTTGCATTGATAGGGGATTTCATGCCAACGGTTTTGAAATCAAACGGTTTATGTATAGTTTTTTTGTGCAGATAGCACTGGTGTTGGAACATGAAGAAACGCTGGATGTAATAAATGAGTTGTTGGCTCAAAATTTGGAACTACTAAGTAATTATTATGAAAAACATTACTGGGCCAGGCTGTTTGCACAAAGGCCTGTGGATTTTGATTTTTTGACCCGGCTGGGTAAGCTGTATACCGGTGACACATTGCTCGACCGGTTAATAGATTTGCTGTCTAATTTGGAAGACGGTAAAAAAGTAAAGTTGCAGCCGAAAGTTGTCATTCCGTATGGTCAGGAATTTCAAAAGCGCATTATATCCGGTGAGTATAGAGTTTGTGGTTGTGCTTACAATTAATGATCGCGTTATGGCAGGTCCTAGAAACCTCCCGCCCTTTTTGGGGCGGGATAATTTTTTTTATGGGACTATTAAACTGATTGCTTGCGCATGCGCAGCGATTTTGGAGTTACTTCCAGCAGTTCATCGTCGGCGATAAACTCCATGCACTGTTCCAGGCTCATAGGCCGTGGCGGAGTTAATTTAGTTGAAATCTCGGCGGTGGAACTGCGTATGTTGGACAGTTGTTTCTTTTTACATACGTTTATCACCAGGTCCCCAGGCCGGGCATGTTCACCCACCACCATACCCCGGTAAACCGGTACACCTGGTCCGATGAACAGTTCTCCTCGTTCCTGGGCGTTTTCCAGCCCGTAAGTGGTGCTTTCGCCAGTTTCAAAGGCTACCAGCGATCCCCGGGACCGGGTATAAATTTCGCCCTGGTATGGTGCGTAATGGTGAAATGCATGGTGGATAATACCCAGTCCTTTGGTGTCGGTC
This genomic window contains:
- a CDS encoding DUF523 domain-containing protein is translated as MIIISACLAGEKCRYCGDGFDYPALRKLVEDGKAVPVCPEVLGGLPVPRDPNEIVGGDGFDVLDGRARVLTDKGADKTAAFLQGAAEVLAVARKTGARMAILKERSPSCGSTVIYDGTFSGRRVPGCGCTAALLIREGVRVCSEENYQGKDKSRAKQPGSQNI
- a CDS encoding JAB domain-containing protein encodes the protein MLPPKEATCEQVCNGVDIFSIEEVRRISTRFLEQAVLVLYDENLNIRVLCGPCCSKTCAMAPSMCSIINAIDNYRVPFKDALVVHNHPTLPWHGEVVPSEDDIAATELLKWQLALLGIKLIDHIIITGHKRRALSEKGICIDRGFHANGFEIKRFMYSFFVQIALVLEHEETLDVINELLAQNLELLSNYYEKHYWARLFAQRPVDFDFLTRLGKLYTGDTLLDRLIDLLSNLEDGKKVKLQPKVVIPYGQEFQKRIISGEYRVCGCAYN
- a CDS encoding GIY-YIG nuclease family protein; translation: MYDNSVMYYVYILSCADDTYYTGCTTNLTVRLQKHNLGQASKYTRSRLPVTLVYYEVLPDKSSALRREIAIKKLSRREKIMLIDHG